Proteins co-encoded in one Dasypus novemcinctus isolate mDasNov1 chromosome 18, mDasNov1.1.hap2, whole genome shotgun sequence genomic window:
- the DEF8 gene encoding differentially expressed in FDCP 8 homolog isoform X2, with translation MEYDEKLARFRQAHLNPFNKHEQGPSGGAPGAASEEATPEPLAGVPEPCRAERVMDLGLAEDHFSRPVGLLLASDVQQLRQAIEECKQVILELPEQSEKQKDAVVRLIHLRLKLQELKDPSEEEPNVRTVLEHRFYKEKSKSVKQTCDRCNAIIWGLIQTWYTCTGCYYRCHSKCLNLICKPCVRSKVSHQAEYELSICPEAGLDSQDYRCAECRAPISLRGVPSEARQCDYTGQYFCSHCHWNDLAVIPARVIHNWDFEPRKVSRGSLRYLALMVSRPVLRLREINPLLFNHVEELVEIRKLRQDILLMKPYFITCKEAMETRLLLQLQDRQHFVENDEMYSVQDLLDVHLGRLSCSLTEIHTLFAKHIKLDCERCQAKGFVCELCREGDVLFPFDSHTSVCADCSAVFHRDCYYDHSTTCPKCARLTLRKQSLFREPGPELEA, from the exons ATGGAATACGACGAGAAGCTGGCCCGGTTCCGGCAGGCGCATCTCAACCCCTTCAACAAGCATGAGCAGGGCCCCAGCGGGGGGGCGCCAGGTGCTGCTTCCGAAG aGGCCACTCCAGAGCCGCTTGCCGGGGTGCCAGAGCCCTGCCGGGCCGAGCGCGTGATGGACCTGGGGCTGGCCGAGGACCACTTCTCGCGGCCCGTG GGCCTGCTCCTGGCCTCCGACGTCCAGCAGCTGCGGCAGGCGATAGAGGAGTGCAAGCAGGTGATCCTGGAGCTGCCAGAGCAGTCAGAGAAGCAGAAAGACGCAGTGGTGCGGCTGATCCACCTGCGGCTGAAGCTCCAGGAGCTGAAG GACCCCAGCGAGGAGGAGCCCAACGTGCGGACCGTCCTGGAGCACCGCTTCTACAAGGAGAAGAGCAAGAGCGTCAAGCAGACCTGCGACAGGTGTAACGCCATCATCTGGGGGCTCATCCAGACCTGGTACACCTGCACAG GATGTTACTACCGATGCCACAGCAAGTGCCTGAACCTCATCTGCAAGCCCTGCGTCCGCTCCAAGGTCAGCCACCAGGCCGAGTACGAGCTGAGCATCTGCCCCGAGGCAGGGCTGGACAGCCAGGACTACCGCTGCGCCGAGTGCCGCGCACCCATCTCCCTGC GGGGCGTGCCCAGCGAGGCCCGGCAGTGCGACTACACCGGCCAGTACTTCTGCAGCCACTGCCACTGGAACGACCTGGCCGTCATCCCCGCGCGCGTCATCCACAACTGGGACTTCGAGCCGCGCAAG GTCTCCCGCGGCAGCCTGCGCTACCTGGCGCTGATGGTGTCCCGGCCGGTGCTGCGGCTCCGGGAGATCAACCCGCTGCTGTTCAACCACGTGGAGGAGCTGGTGGAGATCCGG AAGCTGCGCCAGGACATCCTGCTCATGAAGCCGTATTTCATCACCTGCAAGGAGGCCATGGAGACGCGTCTGCTCCTGCAG CTCCAGGACCGGCAGCATTTTGTGGAGAACGACGAGATGTACTCGGTCCAGGACCTCCTGGACGTGCACCTGGGCCGGCTCAGCTGCTCCCTCACGGAGATCCACACCCTCTTCGCCAAGCACATCAAGCTGGACTGCGAG CGGTGCCAGGCCAAGGGCTTCGTGTGTGAGCTCTGCAGGGAGGGCGACGTGCTCTTCCCCTTCGACAGCCACACGTCTGTGTGCGCGGACTGCTCCGCCGTCTTCCACAG GGACTGCTACTACGACCACTCGACCACGTGCCCCAAGTGCGCCCGGCTGACCTTGCGGAAGCAGTCGCTCTTCCGGGAGCCGGGCCCGGAGCTGGAGGCCTAG